Genomic segment of Tursiops truncatus isolate mTurTru1 chromosome 5, mTurTru1.mat.Y, whole genome shotgun sequence:
CCTAGGTATCAACTAACTACACCTGAAAAATTAATTCCTACTACTGCCCTAGTAGGAAATAATGTGAAAGTAACGTAGGAACTTTACAACAGGCCCTCTTGAGGCTACATTCCTGACAACTGCCTATGCTGAAATCTTTTCAGCATTAGTAAACAAAAAGCATCAAATAAcgtagtggattttttttttaatagagtgaacaaacaaaataaaagtttctcTACTTTTACACTGCTGAGTGCAAGAGAAATTTGAATATATAATCTTGTATTTGTACCTCTATATTCCTCACTCCCATCCCTATCTCCGAGGAACACAAAGTGTGAAATGATAAAGACCAACGACGCGAGAAAAGTTTCAATATTTAGcgaaacaaagggaaaagaatgatGACTAACAAAGAATCTCCTAGTATACTGAACtaggaagaacagagaaaataaaagtagataaCATTAACTGAGCATTAATTTGTCCCAGGCACTTTTCTAAATGCTCTTTGCATGCATTAGCACATTTTAATCCCCAGGAGGGAATTTCATGAGGTAGGTACAATTATTAATCTTATtacacagataaggaaactgagtagTTAGGTCATTTGCTGGAGTTGTGGAACTAGTAAACTACGCACCCCAGAGCCCTAGCACTTATTTACTGCACTATAATAAAGAGATAAAACGTGCATTATTTTCTTGGAGAGTCAGAGGCAAACGGGGGGCGAAAAACCCATTGAATGGATCACTCGTTTAACTAATAGACGCAGTTATTGAGAGTCCTTGCTGTTTCCAAGCtcatttataaaagcaaattaGGTGTGCTATTATTATTACGCCATAGAGTTCACGATGAGTCCCACAGGGTAAGAATCTGCACATCTTAGAGGTAAAGAGGACTAGTCATTCTTTTCAGGtccttaaatgtttttaaatgaaaggagaagaaaaaaaaaagaaaaagtccaaaaGATGCTACAGGAACTGTGGTATAGTAAAGATTTACATAAAACAAAGTAATGTTTTTAACATACCCAACAGGACAGTGTGTTTGAAACCTCATTTTGGTGATAACCACGTAGGTCCAAGTGTAACACTGTGACTCTGAAGTAGGCCACTGGCTTCCTGGCAACCCTGCGATAGGCTCTGGTGAAAACTCAAGacaccctgcccccctccccgccttAAGCACCGGTTTTGTTTGCAACGCAAACGCGCAGAAGCTGCACGCCGCGCTCTCAACTACCGAGCGGTGTCGCAGCAAAAGCAGTCGGGTCCGGAGGGTCCTCGGAACCAAAGCGCTGGCCTCCACCTGTCAGGGGCAGCGTTTCCGGAGCACCGGGGAGGCGGGGCCTGGCCGCTGGGGCTGGACTCCCGGGCAGCGCCTGCAGCGGCGCGGGTGGTCACGGGCGCGCAGTGGCCCGGTCGCGGGCTGCCAGGCCATGCCGCGCGCAGTTTGCGGCCGGCTCGCCTCAGCGCTGCGGGGGACACGCGCACAGCCGCCCGCGGTCGCCCAGAGGTGTGTGCACGCGTCGGTGTCGCGGCCGTCCCCAGACCAGAGCGAGCGGACGCGGAAACCGCCCCGCGCCTTCGACCCAGCGCTGCTGGAGTTCCTGGTGTGCCCGCTCTCCAAGAAGCCGCTCCGGTGAGGTTCGCCCGCGGCGGGTTTTCCGTCGCGGCCTCCCGTcgcggggaggggggcgggtggACTGCCGCCGAGCAGCCCTGGCAGGTCACTCCGGGCATGTTCTTGGCTGCCATTCCTTGGCCCCGGGGTCTCCCGCGgcgtggggaggggaggcgggaggCCGGCGGCGCGCCGAGCCCCAGGCCTCCCAAACCGAACCGCTGACTCGCCGGCGCGGGCCAGAGCGCGTGTCGGTTCTGCCCTGGCCGCGCCTTAGAATCGCCAGggcccctttttttaaaatgcagatttccaggCACCCCAGGGCGGGTCGAATCGTTCGGAAGGCCCGCGGGCGGGGCTTGAGCAATGGCGCATTTTCTTAAAAGGACGCGAAGGGTTTCTCACGGAGAGCCGGGTTTATGAGTTCGTAGGACTCAAGACTAGTCCACGGCGTTCCGATTTTTAAGCCAAGGCGATGAAAAATGCAGTGGCCTCCAGAGTCTTGTGAAAACGCCGTGTACGGCCTTAAGCATGTAAG
This window contains:
- the PYURF gene encoding protein preY, mitochondrial — protein: MPRAVCGRLASALRGTRAQPPAVAQRCVHASVSRPSPDQSERTRKPPRAFDPALLEFLVCPLSKKPLRYEASTNELINEELGIAYPIIDGIPNMIPQAARMTRQSKKQEEMEQQ